One part of the Paraglaciecola sp. L3A3 genome encodes these proteins:
- the cheY gene encoding chemotaxis response regulator CheY codes for MDKNMKILVVDDFSTMRRIIKNLLKDLGFTNIQEADDGNTALPMLQQGDFDFVVTDWNMPGMQGIDLLRAIRADTDLKHIPVLMVTAEAKKEQIVAAAQAGVNGYVIKPFTAATLKEKLAKIFERLG; via the coding sequence TTGGATAAAAACATGAAGATTCTTGTTGTGGATGATTTCTCAACAATGAGAAGAATTATTAAGAACTTACTTAAAGATCTTGGTTTTACAAATATACAAGAAGCAGATGATGGAAACACTGCTTTACCTATGTTGCAACAGGGCGATTTTGATTTTGTCGTAACTGATTGGAATATGCCTGGAATGCAAGGTATAGATTTATTAAGGGCAATTCGCGCTGATACTGATTTAAAACATATTCCAGTGTTGATGGTGACTGCTGAAGCCAAAAAAGAACAAATTGTTGCTGCAGCTCAAGCAGGCGTTAATGGATATGTTATTAAACCTTTTACCGCTGCAACATTAAAAGAAAAATTGGCTAAGATCTTTGAACGTTTAGGTTAA
- a CDS encoding MinD/ParA family protein has protein sequence MIEDQASSLRRMNQSRLIKVIAVTGGKGGVGKTNITLNTAISLAQQGKRVMVLDADLGLANVDVLLGLRVEKNLSHVLSGECTLDEVLVEGPYGIKIAPATSGSQSMAELSPTEHAGLIRAFSELQTQIDVLIVDTAAGISDMVLSFSKASQDILMVVCDEPTSLTDAYALIKILNKEHGIFRFKIVANMVRSMREGDELFTKLTKVTNRFLDVALELVAVVPFDENVRKSVRKQKAIVDAYPTSPAAMAIRRLAKKAIEWPIPNQPGGHLEFFLEQLVSKDVVCNNR, from the coding sequence ATGATTGAGGACCAAGCAAGTAGCTTAAGAAGAATGAATCAATCTAGACTTATAAAAGTAATAGCCGTGACAGGCGGTAAAGGTGGTGTAGGTAAAACTAACATCACACTTAATACCGCCATCTCATTGGCTCAACAAGGCAAACGCGTTATGGTACTAGACGCGGATTTAGGTCTTGCCAATGTCGACGTATTGTTGGGATTGAGGGTTGAAAAAAACTTATCTCACGTCTTGTCTGGTGAATGCACCTTAGACGAAGTGTTAGTTGAAGGCCCATACGGAATAAAAATTGCGCCAGCTACATCTGGCAGTCAATCTATGGCTGAACTATCACCTACCGAACATGCTGGTCTGATTCGAGCTTTTAGCGAATTACAAACGCAAATTGATGTGTTAATTGTTGATACTGCTGCTGGGATTTCGGATATGGTGTTAAGTTTCTCCAAAGCTTCTCAAGACATATTAATGGTGGTTTGCGATGAGCCTACATCGTTAACTGATGCCTACGCATTGATTAAGATTCTAAATAAAGAACATGGCATATTTAGATTTAAGATTGTCGCTAACATGGTGCGTAGCATGCGTGAAGGTGATGAATTGTTTACTAAATTAACAAAAGTGACTAATCGATTTTTAGACGTAGCGTTAGAGTTAGTTGCAGTTGTACCTTTTGATGAAAATGTACGTAAATCGGTGAGAAAACAAAAAGCAATTGTTGATGCTTATCCTACTTCTCCTGCCGCTATGGCAATTCGTCGATTAGCTAAAAAAGCGATTGAATGGCCTATTCCTAATCAGCCTGGAGGACATCTAGAGTTTTTCTTAGAGCAATTGGTATCTAAAGACGTTGTGTGCAATAACCGGTGA
- a CDS encoding RNA polymerase sigma factor FliA: MSSKAAAYQQLANKNDLVERHAPLVKRIAHHLMVRLPASVIVDDLIQAGMIGLLEASRNFDGSKGASFETFAGIRIRGSMLDEIRKGDWTPRSVHKNGRAITEAINQVERATGRDARDIDVAEKLQVSIESYHQMLNEVNAGRIVGIEDLGVTEDVVTTEQTKGSNSPFDELVQGSFQKALADTITTLPEREAIVLSLYYDEELNLREIGEVLEVSESRVSQIHSQAMLKLKSRMQSWRINEK; encoded by the coding sequence GTGAGTAGTAAAGCAGCTGCTTATCAACAACTTGCCAATAAAAACGATTTAGTTGAACGGCACGCTCCGCTAGTCAAGCGGATCGCCCACCATTTGATGGTTAGATTACCCGCTAGTGTGATTGTTGATGATTTGATTCAGGCTGGAATGATCGGATTATTAGAAGCTTCAAGAAACTTTGATGGCAGTAAAGGTGCAAGTTTTGAAACCTTTGCAGGAATCCGTATACGAGGTTCAATGCTTGATGAAATTCGCAAAGGGGATTGGACCCCAAGATCAGTGCATAAAAATGGTCGGGCAATCACAGAAGCGATTAATCAAGTCGAACGAGCTACCGGAAGAGATGCTCGAGACATAGATGTAGCAGAAAAATTACAAGTCAGTATTGAAAGTTATCACCAGATGTTAAATGAAGTTAATGCTGGAAGGATAGTCGGTATTGAAGATTTAGGGGTTACCGAAGATGTGGTAACGACTGAACAAACTAAAGGTTCTAATTCACCTTTTGATGAACTAGTTCAAGGTTCATTTCAAAAAGCATTAGCCGATACAATCACCACTTTGCCTGAACGAGAAGCGATTGTCTTGTCCTTATACTATGACGAAGAATTGAATCTTAGAGAAATTGGTGAAGTTTTGGAAGTGAGTGAGTCCAGAGTAAGTCAAATACATAGTCAAGCAATGTTGAAACTTAAGTCACGTATGCAATCTTGGCGTATAAACGAAAAATAA
- the flhA gene encoding flagellar biosynthesis protein FlhA, with protein sequence MELTSYLNRFDKNKLKSATTGLGAPIVLLAIMGMVILPMPAFLLDILFSFNIALSLVVILVSVFTKKPVDFGIFPLVLLIATVLRLALNVASTRIVLLEGHEGGAAAGKVIEAFGAVVIGGNYAVGIVVFAILLIINFKVVTAGAGRISEVSARFTLDAMPGKQMAIDADLNAGFIDSDEARKRRFEITSEADFYGSMDGASKFVKGDAIAGLFIMLINIVGGLFIGMIQHDLAFSDAIEIYTLLTIGDGLVAQIPSLLLSVATAIIVTRENDSQEMGQELTKQLGNQRALYITSGILFVMGIVPGMPHIAFLGFSAAVGGYAFYSHWLAEKRANEPEVVSQLPEQSNAPQEIKELGWDDVQHVDTIGLEVGYRLIPLVDKAQGGELLTRIKGVRKKLSQELGFLIPPVHIRDNLDLSPNNYTIAMLGVTVGESELSHDNELAINPGQVFGKLEGKVTTDPAFGLDAVWIKANQREHAQTLGYTVVDAATVVATHLSQLLTNNAYQLLGHEEVQQLLDLLAKNSPKLVEGLVPDILPLSTVVKVLQTLLYEGVPIRDMRSIVQTLCEFGPKSQDPDVLVSAVRIALKRLIVQEINSGAPEIPVITLAPELEQMLHQSLQAGGAEGAGIEPGLAERLQSSLNEATQQQELAGEPAVLLTSGMLRPVLSKFLKHSVSGLHVLSYQEIPDDKQIKIVSAVGQ encoded by the coding sequence ATGGAATTAACTTCGTATTTAAATCGATTCGACAAGAATAAACTAAAGTCTGCGACAACTGGTTTAGGCGCTCCTATAGTGTTGTTGGCTATTATGGGTATGGTTATTTTACCTATGCCGGCGTTTTTGTTGGACATATTATTTAGTTTTAATATCGCTTTATCCCTAGTGGTTATTCTGGTTTCAGTTTTTACTAAAAAGCCTGTAGATTTTGGTATTTTCCCCCTTGTTTTATTAATTGCCACTGTATTAAGACTGGCACTGAACGTAGCTTCCACCCGTATTGTGTTGCTTGAAGGACATGAAGGTGGTGCAGCTGCGGGGAAAGTGATTGAGGCTTTTGGTGCAGTGGTTATTGGTGGTAACTATGCCGTCGGTATTGTGGTTTTTGCCATATTATTAATTATAAACTTTAAAGTTGTGACCGCGGGCGCAGGGCGAATATCTGAAGTAAGTGCACGTTTTACTTTAGATGCAATGCCGGGTAAACAGATGGCCATAGATGCAGATTTGAATGCTGGCTTTATAGATTCAGATGAGGCTCGTAAACGCCGTTTTGAAATTACCAGTGAAGCAGATTTTTACGGCTCTATGGATGGTGCGTCAAAATTTGTAAAAGGTGATGCCATCGCTGGTTTGTTTATTATGTTGATAAATATAGTAGGCGGCTTATTTATAGGTATGATCCAACATGATTTGGCCTTTTCCGATGCCATCGAAATTTATACTTTATTGACCATAGGTGATGGTTTAGTTGCGCAAATCCCGTCTTTATTATTGTCTGTAGCTACTGCGATTATTGTGACACGAGAAAACGATTCTCAAGAAATGGGCCAAGAGTTAACTAAACAATTAGGTAATCAAAGAGCTTTATACATTACCAGTGGTATTTTATTTGTGATGGGGATAGTCCCAGGTATGCCACATATAGCGTTTCTTGGTTTTAGTGCAGCTGTTGGTGGTTATGCATTTTATAGTCATTGGTTAGCAGAAAAACGGGCTAATGAACCTGAAGTTGTCAGCCAATTGCCTGAACAAAGTAACGCACCTCAAGAAATTAAAGAATTAGGTTGGGATGATGTTCAACATGTCGACACTATTGGCTTAGAAGTTGGATATCGATTAATCCCGTTAGTCGACAAAGCTCAAGGAGGGGAGTTATTAACCCGAATTAAAGGTGTACGTAAAAAATTATCTCAAGAGTTAGGTTTTTTAATTCCGCCAGTGCATATTCGCGATAATTTAGATTTAAGCCCTAATAATTATACCATTGCTATGTTAGGTGTGACTGTGGGGGAATCTGAGCTTAGCCATGACAATGAGCTAGCGATTAATCCTGGGCAAGTATTTGGCAAGCTAGAGGGTAAAGTGACCACTGATCCTGCGTTTGGTTTAGATGCAGTTTGGATTAAAGCTAATCAAAGAGAGCATGCACAAACCTTAGGTTATACGGTTGTGGATGCTGCCACTGTAGTAGCCACACATTTAAGTCAATTATTAACCAACAATGCTTATCAACTATTGGGCCATGAAGAAGTTCAACAGTTGCTCGATTTACTTGCTAAAAATAGCCCTAAATTAGTTGAAGGCTTAGTACCGGATATCTTGCCATTAAGTACTGTGGTCAAAGTATTGCAAACGCTTTTATATGAAGGTGTACCTATAAGGGACATGCGTAGCATAGTGCAGACACTATGCGAATTTGGCCCGAAGAGTCAAGATCCTGATGTACTAGTCTCTGCAGTACGTATTGCTCTAAAACGATTAATTGTCCAAGAGATTAACAGCGGCGCCCCAGAAATACCTGTCATAACTCTGGCGCCAGAGTTGGAACAGATGTTGCACCAGTCACTTCAAGCAGGTGGTGCCGAAGGTGCTGGCATCGAGCCGGGTTTAGCTGAACGTTTACAAAGTTCACTAAATGAAGCGACTCAACAACAAGAGTTAGCTGGTGAACCGGCAGTATTATTGACTTCAGGCATGTTACGCCCAGTTTTATCTAAGTTTTTAAAACATTCAGTGAGTGGGTTACATGTTCTTTCATATCAGGAAATTCCTGATGATAAACAAATTAAAATCGTGAGTGCTGTGGGTCAATAA
- a CDS encoding ParA family protein, whose translation MVVWTVANHKGGVGKTTTTVTLGGLLAQAGKRVLLVDTDPQASMSYYFGIDSEQLSSSLYDVFIDAKNLNKDKVMDSLCSTKLDSLFILPATMALATLDRKLGTQTGMGLILRRALDKVSDEFDFVIVDCPPVLGVLMINALAACERVIIPVQTEFLALKGLDRIMHSMEIMQKSLAKTFAFSIVPTMYDRRVKAGIDSYRLLGQTYKENVWEGVIPIDTKFRDASQAQSPPSVFCPKSRGVIAYSKLLDYLQSLECNYGK comes from the coding sequence TTGGTAGTTTGGACTGTTGCCAATCACAAAGGTGGAGTGGGTAAAACTACCACAACTGTAACCTTAGGCGGTTTGTTGGCACAAGCAGGTAAGCGTGTATTACTTGTTGATACCGATCCCCAAGCATCAATGAGTTATTATTTTGGAATTGATTCAGAGCAATTGTCTTCAAGCTTATATGACGTATTTATTGACGCCAAAAATTTAAACAAAGATAAAGTGATGGATAGTCTGTGTTCAACTAAATTGGACTCTTTATTTATTTTACCCGCGACCATGGCATTAGCGACTCTTGACCGGAAGTTAGGTACACAAACGGGGATGGGCTTAATTTTACGTCGGGCACTAGATAAAGTATCAGACGAATTTGATTTTGTGATTGTGGATTGCCCCCCTGTTTTAGGAGTGTTAATGATTAATGCTTTGGCTGCATGTGAAAGGGTGATTATTCCTGTTCAAACTGAGTTCTTAGCTTTGAAAGGTTTAGACAGAATCATGCATTCTATGGAGATAATGCAAAAGTCATTAGCTAAAACCTTCGCTTTTAGCATAGTACCTACTATGTATGATAGACGGGTTAAAGCAGGAATAGATTCCTACCGACTATTAGGTCAAACCTATAAGGAAAATGTCTGGGAAGGGGTTATTCCTATCGATACCAAATTTCGTGATGCAAGCCAAGCTCAAAGTCCACCCTCAGTTTTTTGTCCTAAATCGAGAGGGGTGATTGCCTATTCTAAATTATTAGATTATTTACAAAGTTTGGAATGTAATTATGGCAAGTAA
- a CDS encoding chemotaxis response regulator protein-glutamate methylesterase, giving the protein MAYRILIVDDSTFFRRRIKQILEENAEFEVVGEAKDGVEAIKSVALLKPDVVTMDIEMPVMDGITAVKEIMSRTPVPILMFSSLTSEGAQATLNALDAGALDFLPKKFEDIALNRKEAILLLQNRVKDLCRHRKVGFSQRRSSALAGGSLAVKARLSTEVSSRNTSLSSLSKSFISSNKKYSCLAIGASTGGPVALQKILTELPANFPTPILIVQHMPSTFTEAFAKRLNDLCKVTITEARHGDILKNGHCYLAPGGKQMIISGSEGAAKINILGPERYASETYKPSVDLTFMSLSNVCNGNVLAVILTGMGADGKEGCRALKAKGSTIWAQDKDSCVVYGMPQAVTVSNIAQKNYDIAEMADNIKKEIIK; this is encoded by the coding sequence ATGGCATACAGGATATTAATAGTTGATGATTCAACTTTTTTTCGCCGAAGAATCAAGCAGATACTAGAAGAAAATGCTGAATTTGAAGTTGTAGGTGAAGCAAAAGATGGGGTTGAAGCAATCAAGAGTGTTGCTTTATTAAAACCTGATGTGGTTACCATGGATATTGAAATGCCGGTAATGGATGGGATCACAGCCGTAAAGGAGATCATGTCACGAACGCCAGTCCCTATCCTGATGTTTTCTTCACTTACCAGTGAGGGTGCTCAAGCTACTTTAAATGCTCTTGATGCCGGTGCCCTAGATTTTCTTCCTAAAAAATTTGAAGATATTGCGTTAAATCGTAAAGAAGCTATATTGTTGTTACAAAATAGAGTCAAAGATTTATGTAGGCATAGAAAAGTTGGTTTTAGTCAAAGGAGGTCTTCTGCACTCGCAGGAGGTTCTTTAGCGGTTAAAGCTAGATTATCTACTGAAGTTTCGAGTAGAAATACAAGTTTATCTTCGTTATCTAAATCATTTATCAGTAGCAATAAAAAATATAGCTGTTTAGCAATTGGCGCTTCTACAGGCGGGCCGGTTGCATTACAGAAAATTTTGACTGAGTTACCAGCAAATTTTCCAACCCCGATTTTGATTGTGCAACATATGCCCAGTACTTTTACGGAAGCTTTTGCGAAGCGGTTAAATGACTTGTGTAAAGTCACTATCACGGAAGCAAGGCATGGTGATATTTTAAAAAATGGTCATTGTTATTTAGCGCCCGGAGGTAAACAAATGATTATTTCTGGTTCAGAAGGCGCAGCTAAAATTAATATTTTAGGACCAGAACGATATGCATCTGAAACCTACAAGCCTAGTGTGGATTTAACATTTATGTCTTTATCTAATGTTTGTAACGGTAATGTTTTAGCCGTTATTTTGACTGGGATGGGGGCTGATGGTAAGGAAGGTTGTCGTGCACTTAAAGCTAAAGGCAGCACTATATGGGCTCAAGACAAAGATAGTTGCGTTGTTTATGGTATGCCCCAAGCCGTTACAGTTTCTAATATTGCGCAAAAAAATTATGATATTGCTGAAATGGCTGACAATATCAAAAAAGAAATAATTAAATAA
- a CDS encoding protein phosphatase CheZ — translation MTTLNKPPISLEDAKKLVSLVEAEEHQAAHDLLEKIHTNNSVELFSEVGKLTRQLHDSLNNFQLDPRIIDMTNEDIPDAQTRLTYVIQTTEDAANKTMDLVDTCMPIAERLNEGIRNIAPEWDKLMARNLQLGDFNHLAKQVDSFFKDSAEETAKLSSLLTEVLLAQGYQDITGQVIRRVIELVKEVEDNLVYMLTMFGGVEAKDTDITHKKLNISDDQADMIVAEGPIMDADSRDDVASDQDDVDDLLSSLGF, via the coding sequence ATGACAACCTTAAACAAACCGCCAATTTCTTTGGAAGATGCCAAAAAACTAGTGTCTTTAGTTGAGGCGGAAGAGCATCAAGCTGCTCATGATTTGCTCGAAAAAATTCATACAAATAATTCAGTTGAACTATTCTCAGAAGTTGGAAAATTAACTCGTCAATTACATGATTCATTGAATAATTTTCAATTGGATCCTCGTATCATTGATATGACGAATGAAGATATACCTGATGCTCAAACGCGTTTAACGTATGTTATTCAAACCACTGAAGATGCAGCTAACAAAACTATGGATCTGGTTGATACTTGCATGCCTATCGCCGAAAGGCTAAATGAAGGCATACGCAATATCGCACCTGAGTGGGATAAGTTAATGGCTCGTAATCTGCAACTTGGGGACTTCAACCATTTAGCTAAACAAGTTGATAGCTTCTTTAAAGATAGTGCAGAGGAAACGGCTAAACTGAGTAGTTTGTTAACTGAAGTATTACTTGCACAAGGTTATCAAGATATTACAGGGCAAGTTATCAGAAGAGTGATTGAGCTTGTTAAGGAAGTGGAAGATAACCTAGTTTATATGTTAACTATGTTTGGTGGAGTGGAAGCCAAGGATACCGATATAACTCATAAAAAGCTTAATATATCTGATGATCAAGCCGATATGATAGTGGCTGAAGGTCCAATTATGGATGCAGACAGCAGAGACGATGTGGCGTCAGATCAAGATGATGTTGATGATTTGCTTTCAAGTCTTGGATTTTAG
- a CDS encoding chemotaxis protein CheA: protein MAFDVDEEILQDFLVEAGEILEQLQEQLVDLENNPEDADLLNAIFRGYHTVKGGAGFLSLTELVEICHGAENVFDVMRNGQRTLTPELMDVILQATDLVVQMFDNVKAGEALVAADQSLIETLTRLSAPESLDKPVIVPTTTSNDVPVNSADDFSEDEFEALLDELHGGSAPASKENVIAPSDADSNDDISDDEFEALLDQLHGKGQFKGDEPISVAPESSKKEPVVAASSNDDITDDEFEALLDELHGKGKGPAEQIEKPVDKVVVPQQTAKPSVTEPKKTAVPAAKASSTAAPIKKEERKVAAPPQAETTVRVDTKRLDQIMNMVGELVLVRNRLLSLGLTVNDDSMTKAIANLDVVTGDLQGAVMKTRMQPIKKVFGRFPRVVRDLARTLKKEITLELEGEETDLDKNLVEALADPLVHLVRNSVDHGIEMPEERKEAGKPAMGTVKLSASQEGDHILLSIIDDGKGMDPEKLKEIAISRGVLDADTATRMTDVEAFNLIFAPGFSTKTEISEVSGRGVGMDVVKTKINQLNGSINIDSKMGIGTTLEIKVPLTLAILPTLMIVVGQQTFALPLGSVNEIINMDVTKTNTVDGQLTMIVRSKAIPLFYLREWLVRNQNPAEIDKAKGHVVVVQIGTQQLGFVVDALIGQEEVVIKPLDELLQGTPGMAGATITSDGGIALILDVPALLKRYAAKRS, encoded by the coding sequence ATGGCTTTTGATGTTGACGAGGAAATACTTCAGGACTTTCTGGTTGAAGCGGGAGAGATCTTAGAACAATTACAAGAACAGCTCGTTGATTTAGAGAATAACCCAGAAGACGCCGATCTGCTTAATGCTATATTTCGGGGCTATCACACAGTAAAAGGGGGGGCAGGCTTTTTATCTCTAACCGAATTAGTTGAAATTTGTCATGGTGCTGAGAATGTTTTTGACGTGATGCGTAATGGCCAGCGTACTTTAACACCAGAGTTAATGGATGTTATTTTACAAGCTACTGATCTAGTCGTACAAATGTTCGATAACGTTAAAGCTGGCGAGGCCCTTGTCGCAGCAGACCAGTCCTTAATAGAAACACTTACTCGCCTGAGTGCGCCTGAATCACTAGATAAACCTGTTATTGTACCAACCACTACATCAAATGATGTGCCAGTAAACTCCGCAGACGATTTTAGTGAAGATGAATTTGAAGCATTATTGGATGAGTTACATGGTGGCTCAGCTCCAGCATCAAAAGAAAATGTGATAGCGCCAAGTGATGCAGATTCTAACGATGATATCAGTGATGACGAATTTGAAGCATTATTAGATCAGTTACATGGAAAAGGACAATTTAAAGGTGATGAACCGATTTCTGTTGCACCTGAGTCTTCTAAAAAGGAGCCGGTTGTTGCAGCAAGTTCAAATGATGATATTACTGATGACGAATTTGAAGCGCTTTTAGATGAATTGCATGGCAAGGGTAAAGGCCCTGCAGAGCAAATTGAAAAACCAGTAGATAAAGTTGTAGTACCACAACAAACAGCAAAACCTTCTGTTACAGAGCCTAAAAAGACAGCTGTCCCAGCAGCAAAAGCAAGCTCTACAGCTGCGCCAATTAAAAAAGAAGAAAGAAAAGTTGCAGCGCCTCCACAAGCTGAAACGACTGTGCGGGTCGATACTAAACGCTTAGACCAAATTATGAATATGGTAGGTGAGTTAGTTTTAGTTAGAAATCGCTTATTAAGTTTAGGTCTTACTGTGAATGACGATAGTATGACTAAAGCCATCGCTAATTTAGATGTTGTCACTGGTGACCTCCAAGGTGCTGTGATGAAAACACGTATGCAGCCAATCAAAAAAGTTTTTGGCCGTTTTCCCCGTGTTGTCCGTGACTTAGCTCGTACCTTAAAGAAAGAAATCACTCTTGAGCTTGAAGGTGAAGAAACAGATTTAGATAAAAATTTAGTAGAAGCTTTGGCTGATCCTTTAGTGCATTTGGTGAGAAACTCAGTGGATCATGGCATCGAAATGCCTGAAGAGCGCAAAGAAGCTGGTAAGCCTGCGATGGGCACGGTTAAGTTATCTGCGTCTCAGGAAGGTGATCATATTCTGTTAAGTATCATTGATGACGGTAAAGGTATGGATCCTGAAAAGTTAAAAGAAATAGCCATATCTAGAGGTGTACTTGATGCCGATACCGCGACAAGAATGACTGATGTAGAAGCTTTTAATTTGATTTTCGCACCTGGTTTCTCTACTAAAACAGAAATATCTGAAGTGTCTGGTCGTGGTGTTGGTATGGATGTGGTTAAAACCAAGATCAATCAATTAAACGGCTCCATCAATATAGATTCAAAAATGGGAATAGGTACAACTTTAGAAATTAAAGTACCATTAACATTAGCTATTTTACCGACATTAATGATAGTAGTGGGTCAGCAAACTTTTGCTTTACCTCTTGGCTCAGTGAATGAAATTATTAATATGGATGTGACTAAAACCAATACGGTTGATGGTCAGTTAACTATGATAGTGCGTTCAAAAGCTATACCACTCTTTTATTTAAGAGAATGGTTGGTGCGCAATCAGAATCCAGCTGAAATTGATAAGGCCAAAGGACATGTTGTGGTAGTGCAAATTGGTACTCAACAACTAGGTTTTGTGGTGGATGCTTTAATTGGTCAAGAAGAAGTAGTAATTAAACCTTTAGATGAATTGTTGCAAGGTACGCCTGGAATGGCAGGTGCAACGATTACAAGCGATGGTGGCATTGCTCTAATATTAGATGTGCCTGCCCTTTTAAAAAGGTACGCGGCTAAAAGATCTTAA
- the flhF gene encoding flagellar biosynthesis protein FlhF — MKIRRFYGKDMRDVLKQVKDELGGDAVIMSNKKHADGIEIVAAYDKEPDAQLPRQTKPQVENSVNAQRKTPTLSEIIGDNGPDSLKALLEKQSQSVTTQTEPLVQPERPLVTQPVQQQNSTPQEHSALKEMRQELSSLRNILQFQISGLINQENNRKHPLHGYLVEKLLQMGISNTLAEEVVAYAPESANEREAWLFLLKLLANRLQTKRDDILSQPGVVALMGPTGTGKTTTVAKLAAQAAQKYGAEQVAVVTIDNYRIGAFEQIATYGKIIGCCVKKAQNANELSDLLYQFRNKRLVLIDTAGFGQQDARLIKQLDTIKQNSCVTIRKYLVMQANCQYRVMQQTIKEYRQISLQGCILTKLDECYSLGEAISVAIENKLQICYLTNGQKVPEDMQPADTKFLIMSAAKLYKKFGLLHTETNHITNAAVAV; from the coding sequence GTGAAAATCAGACGTTTTTATGGTAAAGATATGCGAGACGTGCTTAAACAAGTCAAAGACGAGTTGGGCGGTGATGCTGTTATCATGTCAAATAAAAAACATGCGGACGGAATTGAGATTGTCGCAGCTTATGACAAAGAGCCTGATGCTCAGCTTCCCCGTCAAACTAAACCTCAAGTTGAAAATAGTGTCAATGCTCAGCGAAAAACACCGACTTTAAGTGAAATTATTGGTGATAATGGGCCTGATAGTTTAAAAGCTTTGCTTGAAAAACAATCACAATCAGTGACAACTCAGACTGAACCTTTGGTCCAGCCTGAGCGACCTTTGGTTACTCAGCCGGTTCAACAACAAAATTCAACTCCTCAGGAACACTCTGCCTTAAAAGAAATGAGGCAGGAATTATCATCATTGCGTAATATTCTACAGTTCCAGATATCAGGTTTAATTAATCAAGAAAATAATCGAAAACATCCATTGCATGGTTATTTAGTTGAAAAACTATTACAAATGGGTATTTCAAATACATTAGCCGAAGAAGTGGTTGCCTATGCGCCCGAATCTGCTAATGAACGAGAAGCTTGGTTATTTTTACTTAAACTTTTGGCTAATAGATTGCAAACTAAAAGGGATGATATTCTTTCCCAACCTGGTGTGGTTGCACTAATGGGACCTACTGGTACCGGTAAAACTACCACAGTAGCTAAACTAGCTGCCCAAGCAGCACAAAAATATGGCGCAGAACAAGTTGCGGTAGTGACTATTGATAATTACAGAATTGGTGCCTTTGAGCAAATTGCGACTTATGGAAAAATTATCGGTTGTTGTGTAAAAAAAGCGCAAAATGCCAATGAATTATCAGATTTACTTTATCAATTTAGGAATAAACGTTTAGTATTAATAGATACTGCAGGTTTTGGTCAACAAGATGCTAGACTAATCAAGCAGTTAGATACTATTAAACAAAATTCTTGTGTTACTATTAGAAAATATTTGGTGATGCAAGCCAATTGCCAGTATCGTGTCATGCAACAAACGATTAAAGAGTATCGACAGATTTCTTTACAAGGGTGTATATTGACCAAGCTGGATGAATGTTACAGTCTTGGAGAGGCGATAAGCGTGGCGATAGAAAATAAATTGCAAATTTGTTATTTGACTAATGGACAGAAAGTGCCTGAAGATATGCAACCCGCAGATACGAAATTTTTAATTATGAGTGCAGCAAAGCTTTATAAAAAATTCGGTTTACTTCATACTGAAACAAATCACATTACAAATGCAGCAGTGGCAGTATGA